The following coding sequences lie in one Salvia hispanica cultivar TCC Black 2014 unplaced genomic scaffold, UniMelb_Shisp_WGS_1.0 HiC_scaffold_671, whole genome shotgun sequence genomic window:
- the LOC125199783 gene encoding protein disulfide-isomerase like 2-1-like, whose product MGYEGARTAETLAEFVNSEGGTNVKIASTPSNVVVLTPANFHEVVHDEKKGVPVEFYAPWCGHCKSLAPISAIYEKVATAFYLEEDVVIAILDADAHKDLAEKYGISSFPTLKFFPKNNKADEDYDDGRDLEDFVTFINEKCGTDVNTGSAKPIEGTKASNEPHGAGVRFKHQYTYQYRVQMVF is encoded by the exons ATGGG gTATGAAGGTGCAAGGACTGCTGAAACCCTTGCTGAATTTGTTAACAGTGAAGGAG GTACCAATGTCAAGATTGCTTCCACCCCTTCAAATGTTGTGGTTCTGACTCCTGCTAACTTCCATGAGGTTGTACATGATGAGAAGAAGGGTGTTCCAGTTGAGTTCTATGCACCCTG gtGTGGTCATTGCAAGAGCCTTGCTCCTATAAGTGCA ATCTATGAAAAGGTTGCAACAGCATTTTATCTGGAGGAAGATGTGGTCATCGCTATTCTTGATGCTGATGCACACAAAGATCTTGCTGAAAA GTATGGTATTAGCAGTTTTCCTACATTGAAGTTCTTCCCTAAGAACAACAAGGCTGATGAAGATTATGATGATGGGAGAGATTTAGAAGATTTTGTTACTTTCATTAATGAGAAGTGCGGAACTGATGTGAATACAGGAAGCGCCAAACCAATAGAAGGAACGAAGGCATCCAATGAACCACACGGAGCTGGGGTCCGTTTCAAACATCAATATACCTATCAATATCGTGTCCAAATGGTCTTCTAA
- the LOC125199774 gene encoding transcription factor CSA-like, producing the protein MHSHGSGKAKLCARGHWRPAEDTKPKELVALYGPQNWNLIAEKLDGRSGKSCRLRWFNQLDPRINRRAFTEEEEEGLMAAHRMYGNKW; encoded by the exons ATGCATTCCCACGGCAGCGGCAAGGCCAAGCTCTGCGCCAGAGGCCATTGGCGCCCCGCGGAAGACACCAAACCGAAGGAGCTCGTCGCCCTCTACGGCCCCCAAAATTGGAATCTCATCGCCGAGAAATTGGACGGAAGATCCG GGAAAAGCTGCAGGCTGCGGTGGTTCAACCAGCTGGACCCGAGGATAAACCGGCGGGCGTtcacggaggaggaggaggaggggctGATGGCGGCGCACAGAATGTACGGAAACAAATGGTGA
- the LOC125199779 gene encoding LOW QUALITY PROTEIN: chaperone protein DnaJ-like (The sequence of the model RefSeq protein was modified relative to this genomic sequence to represent the inferred CDS: inserted 2 bases in 1 codon), translating to MDREGGSAAGAYCFYTVLGVRNDASFSDIRSAYRKLALKWHPDRWAKNPSAAGEAKRRFQKIQEAYAVLSDKXKRSMYDAGFLDLLEEDEGMGDFLHDLVNMMEQNVGAEKEESLEDLQKTFVDLFGDDLVDMINESSYPGGEQDGLRHREQHKGG from the exons ATGGATCGGGAAGGAGGATCCGCAGCCGGCGCTTATTGCTTCTACACCGTTCTCGGCGTTCGCAATGATGCCTCCTTCTCCGATATCCGCTCCGCCTACCGCAAGCTCGCACTC AAATGGCATCCGGACCGGTGGGCGAAGAATCCATCCGCCGCGGGAGAAGCAAAGCGCCGCTTCCAGAAAATACAAGAAGCCTATGCTG TATTGTCTGATAA GAAGAGGTCAATGTACGATGCGGGATTTCTCGATCTGCTCGAGGAAGACGAG GGGATGGGTGATTTCCTCCATGATCTGGTGAACATGATGGAGCAGAATGTTGGGGCTGAG AAGGAGGAGAGCTTAGAGGATTTGCAGAAGACATTTGTGGACTTGTTCGGTGATGATCTGGTGGATATGATAAACGAGAGCAGCTATCCTGGCGGTGAGCAAGATGGGTTGCGGCACCGGGAGCAACACAAAGGAGGCTAG